From Bos javanicus breed banteng chromosome 5, ARS-OSU_banteng_1.0, whole genome shotgun sequence, the proteins below share one genomic window:
- the LRTM2 gene encoding leucine-rich repeat and transmembrane domain-containing protein 2 — MLAPGGSPEPRGTKGHTWLALWRRISWLACWIALCTAEAVPACPFPCTCDGRGLQVDCSGLGLTAPPPDLPAATRSLLLLNNRLSSLPGGAFANLSGLQRLDISNNFLDRLPRMAFGDLANLTELQLRNNSLRALDAALLRPLPRLRHLDLSLNGLSRLPPGLFDGLPALRSLSLRANRLQSLDRRTFEPLAGLQLLQVADNPWECDCHLRDFKRWLEWFSYRGGRLDQLACTLPKELRGKDMRMVPMEMFNYCSQLEDQNSSAGQEVSGPPCTKASPEPAKPKPGPEPEPEPSTACPQKQRPRPVSVRRAIGTVIIAGVVCGVVCIMMVVAAAYGCIYASLMAKYHRELKKRQPLMGDPEGEQEDQKQISSVA, encoded by the exons ATGCTGGCCCCGGGCGGCAGCCCTGAGCCGAGGGGCACCAAGGGGCACACCTGGCTCGCTCTGTGGAGGCGGATCTCTT GGCTCGCCTGCTGGATCGCCCTGTGCACGGCGGAGGCTGTCCCTGCCTGCCCCTTCCCCTGCACGTGTGATGGCCGCGGCCTGCAGGTGGACTGCAGCGGCCTGGGCCTGACTGCGCCGCCCCCAGACCTGCCGGCCGCCACCCGCAGCCTCCTGCTCCTCAACaacaggctgagctccctgcccGGCGGGGCCTTCGCCAACCTGTCGGGCCTGCAGCGGCTGGACATCTCCAACAACTTCCTGGACCGGCTGCCGCGCATGGCCTTCGGGGACCTGGCCAACCTGACGGAGCTGCAGCTCCGAAACAACAGCCTCCGGGCCCTGGACGCCGCGCTGCTGCGGCCCCTGCCGCGCCTGCGCCACCTGGACCTGTCCCTCAACGGGCTGTCCCGGCTGCCGCCTGGCCTCTTCGACGGGCTGCCTGCCCTGCGCTCCCTGTCACTGCGCGCCAACCGCCTGCAGAGCCTGGACCGCCGGACCTTTGAGCCCCTGGCCGGCCTGCAGCTGCTGCAGGTGGCAGACAATCCCTGGGAGTGTGACTGCCACCTGCGGGACTTCAAGCGCTGGCTCGAGTGGTTCTCCTACCGAG GGGGGCGCCTGGACCAGCTGGCCTGCACCCTGCCCAAGGAGCTGAGAGGGAAGGACATGCGCATGGTCCCCATGGAGATGTTCAACTACTGTTCCCAGCTGGAGGATCAGAATAGCTCAGCCGGGCAGGAGGTCTCCGGGCCGCCCTGCACCAAGGCCAGCCCGGAGCCTGCCAAGCCCAAGCCGGGCCCTGAGCCCGAGCCCGAGCCCAGCACCGCTTGCCCTCAGAAGCAGAGGCCACGGCCCGTGAGCGTGCGGCGGGCCATCGGCACGGTGATCATCGCGGGCGTGGTCTGCGGTGTGGTCTGCATCATGATGGTGGTGGCCGCCGCCTACGGCTGCATCTACGCCTCCCTCATGGCCAAGTACCACCGCGAGCTCAAGAAGCGCCAGCCCCTCATGGGCGACCCGGAGGGCGAGCAGGAGGACCAGAAGCAGATCTCCTCCGTGGCCTGA